In Streptomyces roseifaciens, a single genomic region encodes these proteins:
- a CDS encoding helix-turn-helix domain-containing protein, which translates to MGLEETLRLTVAALMQATGDSQRVLAAVLGLTQTQVSRRQTGATSWSLRDVDVLAEHYDVAVLDLLAGPTRACEALPAARRRGSNAEKGAAR; encoded by the coding sequence ATGGGTTTGGAGGAGACGCTGAGGCTTACGGTGGCTGCGTTGATGCAGGCGACGGGGGATTCGCAGCGGGTGCTCGCTGCGGTGCTCGGGCTGACGCAGACGCAGGTCTCGCGCCGGCAGACCGGGGCCACTTCGTGGAGCCTGCGGGACGTCGACGTCCTGGCCGAGCACTACGACGTCGCTGTGCTGGATCTGCTGGCGGGCCCGACCCGGGCGTGCGAGGCACTACCCGCCGCCCGCCGCCGCGGCAGCAACGCCGAGAAGGGAGCGGCCCGATGA
- a CDS encoding thioredoxin family protein has protein sequence MPRRVHQPLEDAEVDFVLRMSDGPVLAYFCGTWPKAIEACRAMDLVVGRIAEEYADRLTAIKIDITRCPEATKRYGVTGAPSIVLLKEGAVAARSAGPMTHAEVQRFLLAHF, from the coding sequence ATGCCACGGCGCGTTCACCAGCCACTGGAGGATGCGGAGGTCGACTTCGTCCTCAGGATGAGCGATGGCCCGGTCCTCGCCTACTTCTGCGGGACGTGGCCGAAGGCGATCGAAGCGTGCCGGGCCATGGACCTTGTCGTGGGTCGGATCGCCGAGGAGTACGCGGACCGCCTGACAGCCATCAAGATCGATATCACCCGCTGCCCGGAGGCGACCAAGCGATACGGCGTCACCGGAGCCCCGTCCATCGTCCTGCTCAAAGAAGGTGCGGTGGCGGCACGCAGCGCCGGGCCGATGACCCACGCCGAGGTCCAGCGTTTCCTGCTCGCTCACTTCTGA